AAAACGCCTTGACTGTCAAGAGATTTCGTTAGATACTCAATCTTTATTATATTATCCATTGACCCTGAAACAACTCTGGGATAGAATCAAATTCAAAAAAACAATACAGGGGGAATCACGGTAAATATGTATTCATTTTCCGAGATCGTCGAACGAATAAAAAAGATAAAAACCTTTACCAGTGACGAGGATGTTGCCACAGCCCTCCGCTGGAATGTCAATGCGTTAAGCGCTGCAAAAAAAAATGACAATATTCCCTACGAAAAGGTATTGCAGTTTTGCAGCGATGAAAATATCTCCCTTGATCTCATTTTTAAAAGGGAGGGAAAGGCAAGCAATAAAGTCTCTCCCATATTACCAACGACACTGAACAACAACCTCATCAAACTCTTTCACTGCCTTCCCATGGACAGCCAGATGGGACTTGTGGGAATTATCAGCACCTATGTAACGGCAATGAAGGACGAAGAAGCCAGCAAGGCCTACGACAAGTTTCGTGACAGTTTCATGGAAGGGATGAAGAAAAGCAAGTAGCCTCTCCATAGGGAGGGCACCAACCCGGGCCCGTCATTAATTTATTTTAATACCAGGCCTGAAAGGGTAACGCCCCTGCATAAAAAAAGAAAATCGCTTTCATGCTTCACACCACCTGAGTAATTCCCCTGCCCTAAAAGCGGCGCCTTTTGCATCCTCTTTCTTTATCGAGTACGATTTATTGAAAGGGGCAAATAAATGAAAAACCTTAAGTCGGAAAAGATCTTCCATCGGATGGTGGAACTGAGAAGGGCCTTCCATCAATACCCTGAGCTTGCCTTTAAAGAAGAAAAAACAGCCCAACTGATTATGGCCGAACTTGATCGTTTGAGCATTCCCTATAACTATGGCGGAGTCGGCGGCGGAGTCATTGCGGGAATAGTCAGCGGTAATGGCCCGACAGTGGCGCTTAGAGCCGACATGGACGGCCTGCCGGGTGATGAAAGTACGGGACTTTCTTTTTCTTCAAAAAACGAGGGAAAGATGCATGTATGCGGCCATGACGGACATATGGCCATCTTGCTTGGCGCTGCGGCGCTATTGAAAGAAGCCCCCCCCAAAGGGAATGTGGTCCTTGTTTTCCAACCGGCAGAAGAAAAGGGGGGAGGATCGAAACGAATGATAGCGGATGGCGCTCTTAACAAGGTTAAAGCAATATTTGCCGGGCATATAACACGCCATTACAGGGTTGGAGAAATTATGGTGGCAAAGGGTATAATAACGGCTCAGTCCGACAGTTTTGTCATAACCATAAAAGGCAAAGGGGGGCACGGCGCCCGACCTCACGAAGCCGTTGATGCTATTGTCGTTACCGGCCTCCTCATTTCAGCTATTCAAACACTTGTTTCCCGCGAGATCAATCCCGCCCATCCTTCTGTCATCACCATTGGACGCATCGAAGCGGGAAGTGCGGGAAACGTTATTGCAGAAAAGGCAACGCTCATGGGAACGATCAGAACAACCATGCCTGAAGTGAGGAAACATATTATAGACGGACTTCACAGGATGGCCGCCGCAACAGGGCAGCTCCACAATGCCAATGTTGCCGTTGAAATCAGGGAGGGCTACCCGCCTGTCGTAAATAGTGAAAAAGCAGCCGCTATTGCAAAAAAGGCAGCCGTCACCATCCTCGGTAAAGAAGGAGCCCTTGAAATGGATTACCCCAGTATGGGTTCCGAGGACTTTGCCTACTATCTGAAGAAAAAACCGGGCTGTTATGTCAGGTTCGGCGGACGCCGCGAAGGATGGGAAAATATCCCTCTTCATAGTCCTTCCTTCGACTTTGATGAGGAAGTCCTTAAAGTAGGGGCATCCTTTTTCGATGCAGTCGCAAGGATCGCAATAGATGAATTTACTAAAAACGACAATGTCACTTCTTGAATTCAAACCTTCGGAAAGCACAAATATAGGTCTGGAAATGGAGCTTCAGCTCCTTGATCCCGCGTCAATGAATCTAGTTGAAGGAATACTCCCCATCCTGGAAGAAAATAAAGGAAACGATCTGATAAAGGCTGAGTTTAACCAGGAAACAATAGAAGTCACAACAGGAATATGCAAAAATTTCAATGAACTGCAGTCCAATATTTTTTCAACAATATTAACAGTAAAAAACAGCTGCAACAAGCTGGGGATGACCCTTTCCGGCGGTGGCACACATCCCTTCTGCAAGCGTCTCGCCCGGATAACACCCACAAAGAGGTACCTGGAAATTGAAAAAAGAACAGGTTACCTGGCCCATATCCACAGGACCTACTCTCTCCATGTTCACATTGGCATGAAATCAGGTGAAGAGGCGATATATGTCATGAAAAGACTAAGGTCCTACCTCCCCCTTTTTCTTGCACTCTCTGCAAGCTCCCCTTTCTGGTGGGGACACGAAAGCGGTTACGCCTCATACCGCCACAGGCTTCTTGCTTCCATGAGAAGCTATGGCCTTCCCCATTACTTTAAGGATTGGAATGATTTCACTTCATTCTTTGAAGGGGCTTCCCGTGCCGGCGCCTACGTGACGGTAAAAGACCTGCACTGGGACATGAGGCCACGGCCGGACATGGGAACACTTGAGGTAAGGGTCATGGATGGTCAGCCTACGTTGAGAAAAACATTGGCCCTTGCCGCTTTTGTCTATCTCACCGTTGGAGGCATTAAAAAAAGCAGGGATAAAACCAACATTATTGAGCTATTGCCTCTCACCCCTTACTGGGTGGAGAGAGAAAACCACTTTATGGCCTCAAGAAGCGGAATTGATTCTCCATATATTCTGGACAACAGCGGGAATACAAGCCCCACGAGGGATATTATCGATCTAACAATCGACTCGATTAAAAACTCAGACGATATAGGGGGGGCATTCAAACATCTTGACCATGTAAAAGAGATCCTCGAAAAAGGAACCAGCACAACAGAGCAGCGAAAGGTATTTAAAGAAAGGGGATCACTGAAGGCCGTTTCAGCCTCGCTGGTAAAGGAGCTGGAAGAGGAGCTTTTAAATTACACGAATTCACTGAAAGAAAATCATCACAGTCTGTCGGGATAATTGGAAAAAATCCCTTCAACACCAAGCTTTTTCATCCACGCTATCTGCCGGGGATCGTCGACGGTCCAGACAAATACCTTCATGCCCAGCTTGTGAATCCTGCCAACCAGTTCTTTGGTTACAATATGGGCGTCGGGGTGAATAGAAAATAGGCTCAAATCGTTGGCAAAAGAAGAAAATTCATCGGCAACTTCAGCAATATTAAGGCCAAGCTTTATGTCTGAAAAGGCCTCTCTTGAGGCGATCAATTCCTCCCTGCTAAATGACGAAAAAAGAAAATCATCTTTTAACCAGCCCTTTTCTTTTATCGCAGCGCTAACAATCCTGACTGCGGGCAGGGCCGTCCCTTTGCCTTTAAGCTCTATATTCAAGGCGCACCTTTTATCGATAAGGTCTATCACTTCACTCAGGAGGGGAATGCTCTCGCCCTTTCCTGCATCCAGTTTTTTCAATGCTTCCAGTATCATGTCCGGCACAAGCCCGCTGCCGTTTGTCGTCCTCTCAACATTCTCATCATGAATAACGACAAGCTCACCGCTCCGGCAAAGATGAACATCAAGTTCTATCATGTCTGCGCCCAGCTCAATGGCTTTCGAGAAAGCGGGAAGCGTATTTTCCGGTTCATAAGCCGATGCTCCCCTGTGGCCTATTTTTATAAACGCTCTACTCATCGAGGCCGGTTTTGATCTGCAAGAGATGCATAATATCGCTTCGCGTCAGAACACCGCAGAGGCTGACATCCTCATCGGCAACGACAAACCAGCCCATATTGTTCCTTACCATCCGCTCAAGAACCCTTTCCACAGGATCATCGGGCCTGATAAGAAAAAGTGAGAGATCCCTCTCCATAATATCTTCTACCCTTGTCATCTCCCGCTCCGGCCGGGGAACCCTTTTAACTTCTGATATCCTGATGGCCCCTATCACTGTCTCACCTTCAAGGACGGGAAAATTATTGCAATGATGGGCCACAAAATATTCATCGACCACCCTGGCAAGGTTCATCTCTTTTGTAACGGAATAGACATTCCTGTTCATCACCTTCTCCACCAGGAGGCCTGCCAGGAATTCCCTGATAATCACCTGCCTGTAGCTGCCTTCCGCCGCATTTTGAAGAAAAAAACCGATCAGTATGAGCCATAGGCCGTTAAAGGAATGGCCCGTCATGACCTGCAGAAAACCAAAGCCCATCATAATAAAGGCAAAACCCTTTCCTATAGAACTTGCCGTCAATGTGGAGGCCTTGAATCTGCCTGTAAAGTACCACATGGCCGATCTCAGCAACCTGCCGCCATCAAGAGGAAAACCGGGGATAAGGTTAAAGAAAGCGAGAAAGCCGTTAATAAAGCTCGCATATTCAAAGATGGCATAGAATACTCCCCCCTGGGGAACAATACGCGTAAGAAAGTTAAAAGTGAACATGAGAACAAAGCTGCTGACAGGGCCTGCCAGGGCAACTCTGAACTCAACGCCCGGTGTTTTTGGCTCTTCATCCATAGAAGCTACGCCGCCAAAGATGAAAAGAGTAATCTTGCTGATGGGAAGTTTATTTCTTAGGGCAACAATGGAATGGGCAAGTTCATGCAGAAGAACGGAGAGAAAAAGGAG
The nucleotide sequence above comes from Deltaproteobacteria bacterium. Encoded proteins:
- a CDS encoding M20 family metallopeptidase, whose amino-acid sequence is MKNLKSEKIFHRMVELRRAFHQYPELAFKEEKTAQLIMAELDRLSIPYNYGGVGGGVIAGIVSGNGPTVALRADMDGLPGDESTGLSFSSKNEGKMHVCGHDGHMAILLGAAALLKEAPPKGNVVLVFQPAEEKGGGSKRMIADGALNKVKAIFAGHITRHYRVGEIMVAKGIITAQSDSFVITIKGKGGHGARPHEAVDAIVVTGLLISAIQTLVSREINPAHPSVITIGRIEAGSAGNVIAEKATLMGTIRTTMPEVRKHIIDGLHRMAAATGQLHNANVAVEIREGYPPVVNSEKAAAIAKKAAVTILGKEGALEMDYPSMGSEDFAYYLKKKPGCYVRFGGRREGWENIPLHSPSFDFDEEVLKVGASFFDAVARIAIDEFTKNDNVTS
- a CDS encoding YbdK family carboxylate-amine ligase; the encoded protein is MNLLKTTMSLLEFKPSESTNIGLEMELQLLDPASMNLVEGILPILEENKGNDLIKAEFNQETIEVTTGICKNFNELQSNIFSTILTVKNSCNKLGMTLSGGGTHPFCKRLARITPTKRYLEIEKRTGYLAHIHRTYSLHVHIGMKSGEEAIYVMKRLRSYLPLFLALSASSPFWWGHESGYASYRHRLLASMRSYGLPHYFKDWNDFTSFFEGASRAGAYVTVKDLHWDMRPRPDMGTLEVRVMDGQPTLRKTLALAAFVYLTVGGIKKSRDKTNIIELLPLTPYWVERENHFMASRSGIDSPYILDNSGNTSPTRDIIDLTIDSIKNSDDIGGAFKHLDHVKEILEKGTSTTEQRKVFKERGSLKAVSASLVKELEEELLNYTNSLKENHHSLSG
- a CDS encoding glycerophosphodiester phosphodiesterase family protein, with protein sequence MSRAFIKIGHRGASAYEPENTLPAFSKAIELGADMIELDVHLCRSGELVVIHDENVERTTNGSGLVPDMILEALKKLDAGKGESIPLLSEVIDLIDKRCALNIELKGKGTALPAVRIVSAAIKEKGWLKDDFLFSSFSREELIASREAFSDIKLGLNIAEVADEFSSFANDLSLFSIHPDAHIVTKELVGRIHKLGMKVFVWTVDDPRQIAWMKKLGVEGIFSNYPDRL
- a CDS encoding site-2 protease family protein, coding for MFGKSIRLARVLGISIELDLSWFIIFFLVAFSLTRGYFPYYYPEIARSNYLFMGVIAAVLLFLSVLLHELAHSIVALRNKLPISKITLFIFGGVASMDEEPKTPGVEFRVALAGPVSSFVLMFTFNFLTRIVPQGGVFYAIFEYASFINGFLAFFNLIPGFPLDGGRLLRSAMWYFTGRFKASTLTASSIGKGFAFIMMGFGFLQVMTGHSFNGLWLILIGFFLQNAAEGSYRQVIIREFLAGLLVEKVMNRNVYSVTKEMNLARVVDEYFVAHHCNNFPVLEGETVIGAIRISEVKRVPRPEREMTRVEDIMERDLSLFLIRPDDPVERVLERMVRNNMGWFVVADEDVSLCGVLTRSDIMHLLQIKTGLDE